In one window of Deinococcus sonorensis KR-87 DNA:
- a CDS encoding DUF3500 domain-containing protein — protein MPRPTIALSALVLTAALAACTSSATTTTTTAATPGPAVSTPADAQTTRVVAAATTFLGTLSAAQRQAASFAWTDAAQRARWSNFPTGIFQRSGVRWGDLNATQRAALATLLGTVLSADGLKMVQQQMKADDVLKSQGGGNLQFGSDEYYVAFLGTPSATTAWTLQFGGHHLAINATVAGSNITLAPSLTGGQPIRTTVNGQSVTVVEEVPQEVKDAVALLGSLDAGQKAKAVISTTRTDLVLGPGHDGQTLQPEGLAGSSMTAAQKTLFVTLIRERLNALNDDDLAAKMADIQKNLDKTAFAWYGPTTADGDFYYRVTGPTVLIEYSPQSMGNDPANHIHSMYRDPTNEYGAAWVK, from the coding sequence ATGCCCAGACCGACCATTGCCCTCTCCGCCCTCGTGCTGACCGCCGCCCTCGCGGCCTGCACCTCCAGCGCCACCACCACGACGACCACTGCCGCCACGCCCGGCCCGGCGGTCTCCACGCCCGCCGACGCGCAGACGACGCGGGTGGTGGCCGCCGCCACCACCTTCCTCGGCACCCTGAGCGCCGCGCAGCGCCAGGCCGCGAGCTTCGCCTGGACCGACGCCGCGCAGCGCGCCCGCTGGTCCAACTTCCCCACCGGTATTTTCCAGCGCTCTGGCGTGCGCTGGGGCGACCTGAACGCCACGCAGCGCGCCGCCTTGGCCACGCTGCTCGGCACGGTGCTGAGCGCCGACGGCCTGAAAATGGTGCAACAGCAGATGAAGGCCGACGATGTGCTGAAGAGCCAGGGCGGCGGCAACCTGCAGTTCGGCAGCGACGAGTACTACGTCGCGTTCCTCGGCACGCCGTCCGCCACCACCGCCTGGACGCTGCAGTTCGGCGGGCATCACCTGGCGATCAACGCGACGGTCGCCGGCAGCAACATCACCCTGGCGCCCAGCCTGACCGGCGGGCAGCCGATCCGCACCACCGTGAACGGCCAGAGCGTCACGGTCGTGGAGGAGGTGCCGCAAGAGGTCAAGGACGCCGTCGCCCTGCTCGGCAGCCTGGACGCCGGCCAGAAGGCGAAAGCGGTGATCAGCACCACCCGCACCGACCTGGTGCTCGGGCCGGGCCACGACGGCCAGACGCTGCAGCCGGAAGGTCTGGCGGGCAGCAGCATGACCGCCGCGCAGAAGACCCTGTTCGTCACGCTGATCCGCGAGCGGCTGAACGCCCTCAACGATGACGACCTGGCGGCGAAGATGGCCGACATCCAGAAGAACCTGGACAAGACCGCCTTCGCGTGGTACGGACCCACCACGGCGGACGGCGACTTCTACTACCGCGTGACCGGCCCGACGGTGCTGATCGAATACTCGCCGCAGAGCATGGGCAACGACCCGGCCAACCACATCCACAGCATGTACCGCGACCCCACCAACGAGTACGGCGCGGCCTGGGTCAAGTGA
- a CDS encoding sugar ABC transporter ATP-binding protein, which translates to MTELLNAHHIHKSFSGVQVLRDVQFTLQAGEVHALLGENGAGKSTLLKTLFGMHRPDSGTLSVGGQPVVLNSPSDAQAQGIAMIHQELALIPELTVAQNVLLGNEGQEVLSYPRMEARVQPFLDQVGLNVSPRTPVKRLTIAQQQMVEIARAVARQARIIIMDEPTSSLTTHEIEQLYRVVRELTARGVGIIYVSHHFDEIEALADRVTVLRDGQYIGTVNQRDVTQDQLVTMMVGRDLVAQVGPERRQPGAVRLWVQGLGRTGAFADVSLRVHAGEVVTLAGLIGAGRTEVLRAIYGADADAAGTVQLDGQAVAHPSPASMMRRGVGFIAEDRRHQGIVPDARVSVNMMLTSWAKGKAGVREADMRALVEPQMQQLGIRPANPNQTIRRLSGGNQQKVILGRWLAAGCSLLLIDEPTRGIDVASKADIYALVDDLARQGVAILMVSSELPEVLRLSDRILVMREGRLVGELDRADASEERILSLATGADTHAKDSAVV; encoded by the coding sequence GTGACTGAACTGCTGAATGCGCACCACATCCACAAGTCGTTCAGCGGCGTGCAGGTGCTCCGGGACGTGCAGTTCACGCTGCAGGCTGGAGAGGTGCACGCGCTGCTCGGCGAGAACGGCGCGGGCAAGAGCACGCTGCTCAAAACGCTGTTTGGCATGCACCGCCCGGACAGCGGCACCCTCAGCGTGGGCGGTCAGCCGGTCGTCCTGAACAGTCCCAGCGACGCGCAAGCCCAGGGCATCGCGATGATCCACCAGGAGCTGGCGCTGATTCCCGAGCTGACGGTGGCCCAGAACGTCCTGCTCGGCAACGAGGGCCAGGAGGTTCTCAGCTACCCGCGCATGGAGGCGCGGGTCCAGCCGTTTCTGGATCAGGTGGGCCTGAACGTGTCGCCGCGCACCCCGGTCAAGCGGCTGACCATCGCGCAGCAGCAGATGGTCGAGATTGCACGCGCCGTCGCGCGGCAGGCGCGCATCATCATCATGGACGAACCGACCTCCAGCCTCACCACCCACGAGATCGAGCAGCTGTACCGGGTGGTGCGCGAGCTGACCGCCCGCGGCGTGGGCATCATCTACGTCAGCCACCACTTCGACGAGATCGAGGCGCTGGCCGACCGGGTGACGGTGCTGCGCGACGGCCAGTACATCGGCACCGTCAACCAGCGCGACGTGACGCAAGACCAGCTGGTGACCATGATGGTCGGCCGGGACCTGGTGGCCCAGGTCGGACCGGAGCGCCGCCAGCCGGGCGCGGTTCGGCTCTGGGTGCAGGGCCTCGGCCGCACCGGCGCGTTCGCGGACGTGAGCCTGCGGGTGCACGCCGGCGAGGTGGTGACGCTGGCCGGGCTGATCGGCGCGGGCCGGACCGAGGTGCTGCGGGCCATCTACGGCGCGGACGCGGACGCGGCCGGGACGGTGCAGCTGGACGGCCAGGCGGTGGCGCACCCCAGCCCGGCCAGCATGATGCGGCGCGGCGTGGGCTTCATTGCCGAGGACCGCCGCCATCAGGGCATCGTGCCGGACGCGCGGGTGAGCGTGAACATGATGCTGACCAGCTGGGCGAAGGGCAAGGCCGGCGTGCGCGAGGCCGACATGCGCGCGCTGGTCGAGCCGCAGATGCAGCAGCTGGGCATCCGGCCGGCCAACCCGAACCAGACCATCCGCCGGCTGTCGGGCGGCAACCAGCAGAAGGTGATCCTGGGCCGCTGGCTGGCGGCCGGCTGCAGCCTGCTGCTGATCGACGAACCGACCCGCGGCATCGACGTGGCCAGCAAGGCCGACATCTACGCGCTGGTGGACGATCTGGCCCGGCAGGGGGTGGCGATCCTGATGGTGTCGTCCGAGCTGCCGGAGGTGCTGCGTCTGAGCGACCGAATTCTCGTGATGCGGGAGGGCCGCCTGGTCGGCGAACTCGACCGCGCTGACGCCAGCGAGGAGCGGATCCTGTCGCTGGCGACCGGAGCCGATACCCATGCAAAAGACTCAGCTGTCGTCTAA
- a CDS encoding TetR/AcrR family transcriptional regulator produces MSERRTHHPPQSTETSPKRSDARRNTQKILDAAATLFVTSGVDVSVRDVALEAGVGMGTLYRHFPTRADLIVAVYRHQVEACVEAGPALLSSEASPYAALRAWIHLFVEFLTTKHGLAAALQSDKPSFDALHAYFLDRLVPVCAGLVEAAAEAGEIRPDVEALELMWGVGSLCSNSNKELQVNARRLVDLLLTGLRRVAA; encoded by the coding sequence ATGTCCGAGCGCCGCACTCACCACCCCCCACAGTCCACGGAGACCTCACCCAAACGAAGTGATGCACGCCGCAACACCCAGAAGATCCTGGATGCGGCGGCCACGCTCTTCGTCACCTCCGGAGTGGACGTCTCCGTTCGCGACGTCGCCCTCGAGGCCGGCGTCGGCATGGGGACGCTCTATCGTCACTTCCCGACCCGCGCTGATCTGATCGTCGCGGTCTACCGCCACCAGGTCGAAGCGTGCGTCGAGGCCGGACCCGCCCTGCTGAGCAGTGAGGCCAGCCCGTACGCTGCGCTGCGGGCCTGGATTCACCTGTTCGTGGAGTTCCTGACCACCAAACACGGCCTCGCGGCCGCGCTGCAATCCGACAAGCCCAGCTTCGACGCGCTTCATGCCTATTTTCTCGATCGTCTTGTTCCGGTGTGTGCCGGGTTGGTCGAGGCGGCAGCCGAAGCCGGGGAAATCCGCCCGGACGTCGAGGCGCTTGAATTGATGTGGGGTGTTGGCAGCCTGTGCAGCAACAGCAACAAGGAGCTTCAGGTCAACGCCCGTCGCCTCGTCGATCTCCTCCTGACCGGCCTTCGCCGCGTGGCCGCATAA
- a CDS encoding HupE/UreJ family protein: MTRPVARALLALVLTLLGLLAGPASAHSMPTTTVQLDVHPDHVSAELALPLNELQLATAWKLMNNAQALQQYRTSLRAYLADHLAVSGSTGQAWTVTIGEPALSSVQQTATGASPEFVVPAMLTPPPGGSVRDFTLQYDAIVREVRTHTILVSVRRDWARGLNNESGNESVEVGVIRADPRSGLVPLLPVNLEAGSAWQGFTGIVRLGMRHIAEGTDHLLFLLTLLLPAPLLAARRRWSTFGGMKRSLLTILKITTAFTVGHSLTLLLGTLRIVMVPDRPIELLIAVSILVSALHALRPIFPGREMIVAAGFGLIHGLAFSSTLAALNLSAWQTALSLLGFNLGIEAMQLLVIVVTMPWLILLAQTRVSPAARVLGAALAALAALGWLGDRLGLANPLGSAADSLGPRGPWALLILAVLAVAAFALTPRQLHQKPS, translated from the coding sequence ATGACCCGCCCAGTGGCCCGCGCCCTGCTCGCTCTGGTGCTCACGCTGCTGGGCCTGCTGGCCGGCCCGGCGTCGGCGCACTCGATGCCGACGACCACCGTGCAACTCGATGTGCATCCTGATCACGTCTCCGCGGAACTGGCCCTGCCGCTGAACGAGTTGCAGCTGGCGACAGCTTGGAAATTGATGAACAACGCGCAGGCGCTGCAGCAGTACCGAACGTCCCTGCGCGCGTACCTGGCCGATCACCTCGCGGTCTCGGGAAGCACCGGGCAGGCGTGGACGGTCACCATCGGCGAGCCCGCGCTGTCCTCGGTGCAGCAGACGGCCACCGGCGCGTCCCCGGAGTTCGTGGTGCCCGCCATGCTCACACCGCCTCCGGGCGGCAGCGTGCGCGACTTCACCCTGCAGTATGACGCCATCGTGCGCGAGGTCCGGACCCACACCATCCTGGTGTCGGTGCGGCGTGACTGGGCGCGGGGCCTGAACAACGAGAGCGGCAATGAGAGCGTGGAGGTCGGCGTCATCCGCGCCGACCCGCGCAGCGGGCTGGTGCCGCTGTTGCCGGTGAACCTGGAGGCGGGCAGTGCCTGGCAGGGCTTCACCGGGATCGTCCGGCTGGGGATGCGGCACATTGCCGAAGGCACCGACCACCTGCTGTTCCTGCTGACCCTGCTGCTGCCCGCCCCGCTCCTCGCCGCACGTCGACGCTGGAGCACGTTTGGCGGCATGAAACGCTCGCTGCTGACCATCCTGAAGATCACCACCGCCTTCACCGTCGGGCACTCGCTCACCCTGCTGCTCGGGACGCTGCGGATCGTCATGGTGCCGGACCGGCCGATCGAGCTGCTGATCGCCGTGTCGATCCTGGTGTCGGCCCTCCACGCCCTGCGCCCGATCTTTCCCGGGCGGGAGATGATCGTCGCCGCGGGCTTCGGGCTGATTCACGGGCTGGCCTTCTCGTCCACGCTGGCGGCCCTGAACCTGAGCGCGTGGCAGACCGCGCTGAGCCTGCTGGGCTTCAACCTCGGCATCGAGGCGATGCAGCTGCTGGTGATCGTCGTGACGATGCCGTGGCTGATCCTGCTGGCGCAGACCCGGGTGTCCCCGGCGGCACGGGTCCTGGGGGCGGCGCTGGCCGCGCTGGCCGCGCTCGGCTGGTTGGGCGACCGCCTGGGCCTGGCCAACCCGCTGGGGAGCGCGGCGGACAGTCTCGGGCCACGGGGGCCCTGGGCGCTGCTGATCCTGGCGGTCCTGGCGGTCGCCGCGTTCGCCCTGACGCCGCGCCAGCTTCACCAGAAGCCGTCCTGA
- a CDS encoding DeoR/GlpR family DNA-binding transcription regulator yields the protein MLPLERQTRILELIDGHETLLTQELADRVGVSGATIRRDLQDLAERGLVTRTHGGAIRVQRSIAQEPEFAAKSVRMQSEKVAIAEYAAAHVQDGTTLILDAGTTMLEVARRLAGRPLTVITLDLPAAQVLAVGATEVLLLGGRVRSNSFSITGPWAEEQLRSLQADLFLMGAHAVDARGISNAVIEEAMVKRVAVMVSHRTMLLADHTKFGWRAMTPVCGLDCVHQIVTDRGSRKMGWLKDAGPTLNMV from the coding sequence ATGCTCCCACTTGAGCGTCAAACGCGCATCCTTGAACTGATCGACGGCCACGAAACCCTGCTGACCCAGGAGCTCGCCGACCGGGTGGGGGTGTCCGGGGCGACCATCCGGCGTGACCTGCAGGACCTCGCCGAGCGGGGCCTGGTGACCCGCACGCACGGCGGAGCGATCCGGGTGCAGCGCAGCATCGCGCAGGAGCCGGAGTTCGCGGCCAAGTCGGTGCGCATGCAGTCGGAGAAGGTGGCGATCGCGGAGTACGCGGCGGCACACGTCCAGGACGGCACGACCCTGATCCTGGATGCCGGGACCACCATGCTGGAGGTGGCCCGCCGGCTGGCGGGACGGCCGCTCACCGTGATCACCCTGGACCTGCCGGCCGCCCAGGTGCTGGCGGTCGGCGCCACCGAGGTGCTGCTGCTGGGCGGGCGGGTGCGCAGCAACAGCTTCAGCATCACCGGACCGTGGGCGGAGGAGCAGCTGCGCAGCCTGCAGGCCGACCTGTTCCTGATGGGCGCGCACGCGGTGGACGCGCGCGGCATCTCCAACGCAGTGATCGAGGAGGCCATGGTCAAGCGGGTGGCGGTCATGGTCAGCCACCGGACCATGCTGCTGGCCGATCACACCAAGTTCGGGTGGCGGGCCATGACCCCGGTGTGCGGCCTGGACTGCGTGCACCAGATCGTGACCGACCGGGGCAGCCGGAAGATGGGCTGGCTCAAGGACGCCGGGCCCACGCTGAACATGGTCTGA
- a CDS encoding ArsR/SmtB family transcription factor: MDRTEEQFLAVLAALDNPHRLRIITALHRNGRNYVSQLARELNISRPLLHLHLQKLEEAKLVTSQLELSGDGKALNYFEVTDFQLLLSPATITDVVGEQ, from the coding sequence TTGGACCGTACCGAAGAACAGTTCCTCGCCGTCCTGGCCGCGCTCGACAACCCCCACCGCCTGCGGATCATCACAGCGCTGCACCGCAACGGGCGGAACTATGTCAGTCAACTTGCCCGGGAACTCAACATCAGTCGCCCGCTCCTCCACCTGCACCTCCAGAAGCTGGAGGAGGCGAAGCTGGTGACCAGTCAACTGGAATTGTCCGGCGACGGCAAAGCCCTCAACTATTTCGAGGTGACCGACTTTCAGCTGTTGCTGTCGCCAGCGACCATCACGGACGTGGTCGGAGAACAGTGA
- a CDS encoding DUF3500 domain-containing protein: MARIKDRLGLLNANDLAVKMAEIQHQACFPWYGPVTAGSAASFRVRAPTAIIEFSPQANDGEPTNHLHHMYRHPTNESSAG; this comes from the coding sequence ATGGCGCGGATCAAGGACCGGCTGGGCCTCCTGAACGCCAATGACCTGGCTGTGAAGATGGCCGAGATCCAGCATCAGGCGTGCTTCCCATGGTACGGGCCGGTGACCGCTGGCAGCGCCGCGTCGTTCCGCGTGAGGGCCCCCACCGCGATCATTGAGTTCTCGCCGCAGGCGAACGACGGCGAGCCGACCAACCACCTGCACCACATGTACCGCCATCCCACCAACGAATCCAGCGCCGGGTGA
- a CDS encoding sugar phosphate isomerase/epimerase family protein, with protein sequence MHYATRLNSLKSRPELSFPPGPIGTQDLLKRAARIQGLSALSLNFPEHFTPATLRETRETIEALGLGVDSLNIRYPAQPFGDGGFTHPSAAVRQDAIDLTCRALDACGDLGGNHVIVWPGYDGFDYAFQDSYERMFGHTVEGFAQVAAHNPDMRVGIEYKPWEPRKYSVVGNMGEALLVVQEIGAANLGVVMDYCHAQMANEHAPKAAALALRHQKLFGVHLNDGYGRQDDGLMVGTASLLTTLELLVLLERGRYPGTIYFDTFPVREDPVRECEWNIRITERLLGLARELAADPSIGTGHDAFNVTRVIEHLLFPEHVHG encoded by the coding sequence ATGCACTACGCCACCCGTCTCAACTCCCTAAAGTCGAGACCCGAACTGTCGTTCCCTCCGGGGCCGATCGGCACCCAGGACCTGCTGAAGCGGGCCGCCCGGATTCAGGGCCTCAGCGCCCTGAGCCTGAACTTTCCTGAACACTTCACGCCGGCCACCCTGCGCGAAACCCGCGAGACCATCGAGGCGCTGGGCCTCGGTGTGGACAGCCTGAACATCCGCTACCCGGCCCAGCCGTTCGGGGACGGCGGGTTCACTCACCCGTCTGCGGCGGTGCGCCAGGATGCGATTGACCTGACCTGCCGCGCCCTGGACGCCTGCGGCGATCTGGGTGGCAACCATGTGATCGTCTGGCCCGGCTACGACGGCTTTGACTATGCTTTCCAGGACAGCTACGAGCGGATGTTCGGGCACACGGTCGAAGGCTTTGCCCAGGTGGCCGCCCACAACCCGGACATGCGGGTGGGCATCGAGTACAAGCCGTGGGAGCCGCGCAAGTACTCGGTGGTCGGCAACATGGGCGAGGCGCTCCTGGTGGTGCAGGAGATCGGGGCCGCGAACCTGGGCGTGGTGATGGACTACTGCCACGCGCAGATGGCCAACGAACACGCCCCGAAAGCGGCGGCGCTGGCGCTGCGCCACCAGAAGTTGTTCGGGGTGCACCTGAATGACGGCTATGGCCGGCAGGACGACGGCCTGATGGTCGGCACCGCCAGCCTGCTCACCACGCTGGAACTGCTGGTGCTGCTCGAGCGCGGCCGCTACCCCGGCACCATCTACTTCGACACCTTTCCGGTCCGGGAAGATCCGGTCCGCGAGTGCGAGTGGAACATCCGCATCACCGAACGGCTGCTGGGCCTGGCCCGCGAGCTGGCCGCCGACCCGAGCATCGGAACCGGCCACGACGCCTTCAACGTCACCCGGGTGATCGAGCACCTGCTGTTTCCGGAGCACGTTCATGGCTGA
- a CDS encoding PfkB family carbohydrate kinase → MAEPLRPEVLFVGSVHLDRMIQLAQLPAPGETVIASESWSQLGGKAANQAMAAAAHPPVRSALMACVGEDEDGRQAARTLRSLGVEPLLQLAPQLATGSSVALLEASGENVGVVLPGANVALSAEPLAARLRTQPPALLVCQWETRPDTLQAVLERGRAAGVPVLMNAAPWQEAYRPLLPLADHVVVNAVEAQAWTGTDPQGRRPRLPFGHPSVVVTLGAGGVLHYQHDELTFDLQAPRVQARSSHGAGDHFVGVLATALAQQQPLPAALEQATASAARFVQLLHKHPLPAAP, encoded by the coding sequence ATGGCTGAGCCGCTGCGGCCTGAGGTGCTGTTCGTGGGCAGCGTCCACCTGGACCGGATGATTCAGCTGGCCCAGCTGCCCGCGCCGGGCGAGACGGTCATCGCCAGCGAGAGCTGGAGTCAGCTGGGCGGAAAGGCCGCCAATCAGGCGATGGCCGCGGCGGCCCACCCCCCGGTGCGCTCGGCCCTGATGGCCTGCGTGGGCGAGGACGAGGACGGTCGTCAAGCGGCCCGGACCCTGCGCTCGCTGGGGGTGGAGCCGCTGCTGCAGCTCGCGCCGCAGCTGGCCACCGGCAGCAGCGTCGCGCTGCTCGAGGCGTCCGGCGAGAACGTGGGCGTGGTGCTGCCCGGCGCGAACGTCGCCCTGAGCGCCGAGCCGCTGGCGGCCCGGCTCCGCACCCAGCCGCCCGCCCTGCTGGTCTGCCAGTGGGAGACCCGCCCAGACACCCTGCAGGCGGTGCTGGAACGTGGCCGGGCCGCCGGCGTCCCGGTCCTGATGAACGCCGCGCCGTGGCAGGAGGCCTACCGGCCGCTGCTGCCGCTGGCTGACCATGTGGTGGTCAACGCGGTCGAGGCGCAGGCCTGGACCGGCACCGATCCCCAGGGCCGACGGCCCCGGCTGCCGTTCGGTCACCCGAGCGTGGTGGTCACGCTCGGTGCCGGCGGGGTGCTGCACTACCAGCACGACGAACTGACCTTCGACCTGCAGGCCCCGCGGGTTCAGGCCCGCTCCAGCCACGGCGCCGGCGACCATTTCGTGGGCGTGCTGGCCACCGCGCTGGCGCAGCAGCAGCCGCTGCCCGCCGCGCTGGAGCAGGCCACCGCCTCCGCAGCCCGCTTCGTTCAGCTGCTGCACAAGCATCCGCTGCCCGCGGCGCCCTGA
- a CDS encoding sugar ABC transporter substrate-binding protein, translated as MMKRTATFALTALLAGTAAAQTFSPDTEKSRIDSTQLVKQFGPVPKPASNVQVGGVMKALSNEYWQLLRSGYLKGASKYGVKVDAQAPSNESDQIGQLSMMNTMIGKGYKALLVSPQSDVNLLPGIQRAGKTSLVINVNDAVAPTAQHFVGNIQYDNGVSVANYLLKAFPKGGQIAVIEGQAGVYAAKQRTLGFKTTLAKNPALKIVASVPADWDRQKAFSTARDLLRRYPDLTAFYCNNDTMALGVVEAVKASGRLGKTLVFGTDGINAAYDSIKKGELTGTVDSFPVLTGEVAVEVAVRLLAGQKLPKVIATPQALVMKETVAKYEKFKQ; from the coding sequence ATGATGAAACGCACCGCCACGTTCGCCCTGACTGCCCTGCTCGCCGGCACCGCCGCCGCGCAGACCTTCTCGCCCGACACCGAGAAGAGCCGCATCGATTCAACCCAGCTGGTCAAGCAGTTCGGCCCGGTGCCCAAGCCGGCCAGCAACGTGCAGGTCGGCGGCGTGATGAAGGCGCTGTCCAACGAGTACTGGCAGCTGCTGCGCAGCGGCTACCTGAAGGGCGCGTCCAAGTACGGGGTTAAGGTGGACGCCCAGGCGCCCAGCAACGAGAGTGACCAGATCGGGCAGCTCAGCATGATGAACACCATGATCGGCAAGGGCTACAAGGCGCTGCTGGTCTCGCCGCAGAGCGACGTCAACCTGCTACCGGGCATCCAGCGCGCCGGCAAGACCAGCCTGGTGATCAACGTCAACGACGCGGTCGCGCCCACCGCCCAGCACTTCGTGGGCAATATTCAGTACGACAACGGCGTGAGTGTGGCCAACTACCTGCTCAAGGCCTTTCCCAAGGGGGGCCAGATCGCGGTGATCGAGGGGCAGGCGGGCGTGTATGCCGCCAAGCAGCGTACCCTGGGGTTCAAGACCACCCTGGCGAAGAACCCGGCCCTCAAGATCGTGGCCAGCGTTCCGGCCGACTGGGACCGCCAGAAGGCTTTCTCGACCGCCCGCGACCTGCTGCGCCGCTACCCGGACCTGACCGCCTTCTACTGCAACAACGACACCATGGCGCTCGGCGTGGTGGAGGCGGTCAAGGCATCCGGCCGCCTCGGCAAGACGCTGGTGTTCGGCACCGACGGCATCAACGCCGCCTACGACAGCATCAAAAAGGGGGAGCTGACCGGCACGGTCGATTCGTTCCCGGTGCTGACCGGCGAGGTGGCGGTCGAGGTGGCCGTTCGTCTGCTGGCCGGGCAGAAGCTGCCCAAGGTGATCGCCACCCCGCAGGCCCTGGTCATGAAGGAGACGGTGGCCAAGTACGAGAAGTTCAAGCAATAA
- a CDS encoding glycoside hydrolase family 16 protein: MTAGNGWPGYVLSFEDDFSAPDLNRDRWLPFYLPQWGSRAASAARYALPGQGLHLQITRDQQPWNPAFDGALRVSSLQTGCFSGPMGSDVGQHRFHPDLRVTEPQPETWLYTPQYGLFEVALRADLPPGYLGAFWMIGLERDPAQSGEICVCEVFGHERGPDAFRVHFGVKPTHDPALTLDMQAARIPGSPADLHVYSAEWTPEGVTFRVDGQVVGRVSQSPAYPMQFMLNIYELPHLLPGGERRGPWPKTMEVAWVRGWQPGPLEGPRLA, encoded by the coding sequence TTGACCGCTGGGAATGGATGGCCCGGGTACGTGCTGAGCTTCGAGGACGACTTCAGTGCGCCCGACCTGAACCGCGACCGTTGGCTGCCGTTCTACCTGCCGCAGTGGGGCAGCCGTGCGGCCTCGGCCGCGCGCTATGCGCTGCCGGGCCAGGGCCTGCACCTTCAGATCACCCGCGATCAACAGCCGTGGAACCCCGCGTTCGACGGGGCGCTGCGCGTGTCCAGCCTCCAGACCGGATGCTTCAGCGGGCCGATGGGCAGCGACGTCGGGCAGCACCGCTTCCACCCGGACCTGCGTGTCACCGAACCTCAACCCGAGACGTGGCTGTACACCCCGCAGTACGGCCTGTTCGAGGTCGCCCTGCGCGCTGACCTCCCACCCGGATACCTGGGCGCGTTCTGGATGATCGGCCTGGAGCGCGACCCCGCCCAGTCCGGCGAGATCTGCGTGTGTGAGGTCTTCGGCCACGAACGAGGCCCGGACGCCTTTCGCGTGCACTTCGGCGTGAAACCCACCCACGATCCGGCCCTGACGCTGGACATGCAGGCAGCGCGCATCCCCGGCAGTCCCGCGGACCTGCACGTGTACAGCGCCGAGTGGACGCCCGAGGGCGTCACGTTCCGCGTGGACGGTCAGGTGGTGGGCCGCGTCTCCCAGTCGCCGGCGTACCCGATGCAGTTCATGTTGAACATCTACGAACTCCCGCACTTGCTGCCGGGCGGCGAGCGGCGCGGCCCGTGGCCGAAGACGATGGAGGTCGCGTGGGTGCGCGGCTGGCAGCCGGGTCCACTGGAGGGTCCACGCTTGGCCTAG
- a CDS encoding ABC transporter permease → MQKTQLSSKSMNRAAVIERLREAGILAILVLGAVVFSATVPSFFSVDNAINGIGLSAAINTIVAIGLTYVIMTGGIDLSVGSTAALSAVIGADLMQRGLPVLLAVLVALAVGAVAGLVNGLLVTRVQLAPFIVTLGTMTFYRGLALSYTNGQPILSLPDVYKNALGGTIAGLPIPLLAALLLVGAFTLLLRYTKTGQYVLAIGGNAEAVRLSGINVGRYITLTYVISGVLAAFAALVLIAQLGAAEPILGSGWELSAIAASVVGGTSLSGGKGNVVGALLGALLLSMLQNVLTLLGVQAFYQLLATGAIIIGAMVIDRYTRGR, encoded by the coding sequence ATGCAAAAGACTCAGCTGTCGTCTAAATCCATGAACCGCGCGGCCGTGATCGAGCGGCTGCGGGAAGCCGGCATCCTGGCGATCCTGGTGCTCGGTGCCGTGGTGTTCAGCGCCACCGTCCCCTCGTTCTTCTCGGTGGACAACGCCATCAACGGCATCGGCCTGAGTGCCGCCATCAACACCATCGTGGCCATCGGGCTGACCTACGTGATCATGACCGGCGGCATCGACCTGAGCGTCGGGTCCACCGCGGCGCTGTCGGCGGTGATCGGCGCCGACCTGATGCAGCGCGGCCTGCCGGTGCTGCTGGCGGTGCTGGTCGCGCTGGCGGTCGGGGCGGTGGCCGGGCTGGTGAACGGCCTGCTGGTCACGCGGGTGCAGCTGGCGCCGTTCATCGTCACGCTGGGCACCATGACCTTCTACCGCGGTCTGGCCCTGTCGTACACCAACGGCCAGCCGATCCTGTCGCTGCCGGACGTGTACAAGAACGCCCTGGGCGGGACCATCGCCGGCCTGCCGATTCCGCTGCTGGCGGCCCTGCTGCTGGTGGGGGCCTTCACGCTGCTGCTGCGGTACACCAAGACCGGGCAGTACGTGCTGGCCATCGGTGGCAACGCCGAGGCGGTGCGGCTGAGCGGCATCAACGTCGGCCGCTACATCACGCTGACCTACGTGATCTCGGGGGTGCTGGCGGCCTTCGCGGCGCTGGTGCTGATCGCCCAGCTGGGCGCGGCCGAACCGATTCTCGGCAGCGGCTGGGAGCTGAGCGCCATCGCCGCGTCGGTGGTGGGCGGCACCAGCCTGTCGGGCGGCAAGGGCAACGTGGTAGGCGCCCTGCTGGGCGCGCTGCTGCTGAGCATGCTGCAGAACGTGCTGACCCTGTTGGGCGTCCAGGCGTTCTATCAGCTGCTCGCCACCGGCGCCATCATCATCGGCGCGATGGTGATCGACCGTTACACCCGGGGCCGCTGA